In Myxococcales bacterium, the DNA window GACCCCGGGGCCTCTCACGAAGCCCGTCGAGCTCTCGAGCCCCGAAGAGAACGCCGCTCGCTTCGCGCTCCAGCGCGCCGACCTCGAGGTCCCCCCGCCGCCGGCACCGGGCGTGGACCCGAACCCCGGCGGGAGCGGCGTGAAGGACCCGGGCGCCAAAGACAAAAAAGAGCAGGGCGGCGGCCAAAAGATGAAGGGCGCCGAGGGCAAGCTCGGCATGAACGGCCACGAAAAAGACACGAAGGTGCCCGGCGATCCCAAACCGAGCACGCACCTCGGCGGCCTCAGCGAGGTGCTCGACGGCGACACGGGCAAAGAGATCCAACACACCCTCAAGTCGATCAACACCGTGGCCGACGCGCTCGGCGGGTTGAAGAGCGAGAACATCGTGCTCGGCTCCGGGCCCGGTACGTCGCTCAAGGGAGGCGGCCCCGGTGGCGGCGGCACGGGCGCGGGCGTCGCGTTCGGCGCGGGCACGCTCCAGACGGGGTGGGGCCAAGGCAAAGGCGGTGGCTTCGGCAGCGGCTCGGGTGGCCCCGGTGGCAAGGGTACGGGCGGCAACGGCGCGGGCGGCTCGGGTGGTGGCACGGGCTCGGGCAACGGCACGGGCTCGGGCAACGGTGGACCCGGCGAGGCGAAGGTCGCCGTCGCTCCGGGAGCGGGCACGTCGAAGGGCGGGCTCTCCGCCGAGCAGATCCGTCGTGTGGTCGTCGCGCACACGGGCGCCCTCCGCGCTTGCTACGAGAGCGAGGCGCAGAAGAACCCCGGCCTCAAGGGCGGCGTCACCGTGGCGTGGAGCATCGACGCCTCGGGCTCGGTCGGCGGCGCGAGCGTCGCGAGCTCGTCGCTCGGTAACCCACGCGTCGAAGGGTGCGTCGTGCGCCAGGTGAAGTCGTGGCGCTTCCCCGCGGCCGACTCGCCCACGCAGGTCGCGGGCTACCCGTTCAAGTTCGGCATCGGCGGCTAGTCAAGGATGAGCTGTCGTAAAGCTCTGATTTGAAACGACAATTTGGAGGTTTGGAAAAAAGATTACTTGGGTGTAAGCTTGGCGCGCTCCGGATGGGCTGGTTCGGCATCGAACCGTAGACTCCCCCCTCCAGCCGTGCTCCACCCCATGCCCCGCACCCGCTTCTCGAGCCTCTCCTCGTCCCTCGCCTTGGCCTGGACCATGGCGGCTGCGGTCGTGCTTCCCACGGCTGGCTGCAAGGAGAAGGCGTCGGCCGCGGAGCCCGCTCCTCCCACCGGTCCGAAGACGGTCAAGTTCGATCCCAAGGCGCTCGCTCGCCTCGGCGTGAAGGTCGACGTGGCCGGCGCGAAGACGGCCGAGAACGACATCGAGGTGGCCGGCTCGCTCGAGTACAACCTCGAGCGTTACGCCGAGGTGGGCGTCATCCTCGACGGGCGCGTCTCGTCCATCCACGTGAAGGTGGGCGACGCCGTCAAGCGTGGCCAGCTCCTCGCCACGGTGGTCGTGCCTTCGATCGCGGCCGCGCAGGCCGATTTCGTGTCGGCCGAGGCCGCGGCGCGCATCGCCAAAGAGAACTCGGCGCGCGAAGAGGCCTTGCTCCAACGTGAGCTCACCACCGCCCGCGAGGCCGAGGTCGCCCGCGGCGAGGCCATCAAGACCCAAGCCGAGCTCGCCGCCGCCACGGCGAAGCTCCAGGCTTTCGGCGTCGCGCGGCCCTCCGGCACGGGCACCATCTCGGGCGCGGGGACGCTCACCCTCGCGTCCCCGATCGAGGGTGTCGTCGTGCGACGCGAGGCGGTGCTCGGCAAGTTCCTCCAACCCCAAGAGACGGCCTTCGTGATCGCCGACCCGCACTCGCTGCGAGCGTCGCTCAACGTGTACGAGCAAGACCTCGGCTACTTCAAGATCGGCTCCGAGACGACCATCACGTTCGATGCGCTCCCCGGCAAGGTCGTGAAGGGCACGGTGCTCGTGGTCGAGCCGCAGGTCGGCAAGTCGAGCCGCACCGCGCGTGCCCTCATCGAGGTGCCGAACCACGACGGCGCGCTCCGGCCCGGTCTCTTCGTGCGCGCTTCCATCCCGCTCCCGCAAGAGGCGGGCGAGCACCTGCTCGTTCCTGCTTCTGCCGTGCAGCCCCTCGCCGATGACGACGTCGTCTTCGTGGAGCGCTCCGAGGGCGTGTTCGAGGTGAGGCGCGTCGAGGTGGCGCGGCGGACGCCGCAGGTCGTGACCCTCCGCGCGGGGGTGTCGAAGGGCGAGCGTATCGTGGTCGCGGGCGGCTTCGTGCTGCGCGGCGAGGTCACGAAACAATGAATCTTCCCGGGTACTTCCGGGGTAGCACCGAGGGTCTTCGGGCATGAAAGCACTCGTGCTCTGGGCGGCGCGAAACCCGCTCTTCTCGATCTTGATCGGGCTCATGTTCGTTGGCTTCGGAGTGGCCGCAGCGCGCTCGCTCCCGATCGACGCCGTGCCCGACGTGACCAACGTGCAGGTGCAGGTGGTCACGCGAGCGTCGTCGCTCTCGGCGACCGAGGTCGAGGCGCAGATCACGCAGCCCATCGAGCGCGCCATGGCAGGCACTCCCGGCCTCGTCTCGTCGCGTAGCATCTCGAAGCTCGGCATCTCGATCGTGACCCTCGTCTTCACCGACGACGTCGACGTGTATTTCGCACGCGCCCAGGTGAGCGAGCGCCTCACGGGCGTCCGCGACGACATTCCGCCGGAGCTCGGGCGGCCCGAGCTCGGCCCGGTCACCACGGCCCTCGGCGAGATCTACATGTTCGAGCTCCGGTCCGACTCGGGCCGCTCGAGCGAAGAGCTGCGCACCATGGTCGAGTGGCAGATCGCGCCGCGCCTGCGCCAGGTGCCGGGCGTGGTCGAGGTCGTCGGGTTCGGCGGCGCGCTCAAGCAGTACCGCGTCACGGTCGATCCGCCGCGGCTCGCCGCGCACGGCCTCTCGGTCGACGACGTACGCGACGCGCTCCTCCGCGACAACCGCATCGCCGGGGGTGGCTTCGTCGAGCGCCACGGGGAGCAGGTCGTGCTCCGAGGAGACGGTCGTTTCCGCGGCCTCGAGGACATCGCCGAGACCATCGTCCATATCGACGACAAGGGCATCCCGGTGCGCATCGGCCAGCTCGGCGAGGTCGACACGGGCCCCGCGCTCCGCCAGGGAGCCATGACGCGCGACGGCCGGGGCGAGGTCGTCGGGGCCAGCGTGTACATGCTGAAGGGAAAAAATAGCCGTGAGGTGGTCTCGGCCACCAAGGAGGCGATCGACCAGATTCGCCCGAGGCTGCCCGCCGGCGTGCGCATCGAGACGTATTACGATCGCTCCGAGTTCATCAACGAC includes these proteins:
- a CDS encoding AgmX/PglI C-terminal domain-containing protein, whose product is MTAVPSALAPAAITPQVLRVAAVWGTTVVALRTLDRGQSFRLGDDKLSELPIPDGVEMSALPLQASQGGWLLDAQGARSGLLMLRGRSEDPAQVGRTGMPVPVMPGDYGLIQYGQFAIFFQYTSQPIAISQMRWPELMVMLAIVSSATFHGGIVGLLKTLMTPGPLTKPVELSSPEENAARFALQRADLEVPPPPAPGVDPNPGGSGVKDPGAKDKKEQGGGQKMKGAEGKLGMNGHEKDTKVPGDPKPSTHLGGLSEVLDGDTGKEIQHTLKSINTVADALGGLKSENIVLGSGPGTSLKGGGPGGGGTGAGVAFGAGTLQTGWGQGKGGGFGSGSGGPGGKGTGGNGAGGSGGGTGSGNGTGSGNGGPGEAKVAVAPGAGTSKGGLSAEQIRRVVVAHTGALRACYESEAQKNPGLKGGVTVAWSIDASGSVGGASVASSSLGNPRVEGCVVRQVKSWRFPAADSPTQVAGYPFKFGIGG
- a CDS encoding efflux RND transporter periplasmic adaptor subunit, with the protein product MPRTRFSSLSSSLALAWTMAAAVVLPTAGCKEKASAAEPAPPTGPKTVKFDPKALARLGVKVDVAGAKTAENDIEVAGSLEYNLERYAEVGVILDGRVSSIHVKVGDAVKRGQLLATVVVPSIAAAQADFVSAEAAARIAKENSAREEALLQRELTTAREAEVARGEAIKTQAELAAATAKLQAFGVARPSGTGTISGAGTLTLASPIEGVVVRREAVLGKFLQPQETAFVIADPHSLRASLNVYEQDLGYFKIGSETTITFDALPGKVVKGTVLVVEPQVGKSSRTARALIEVPNHDGALRPGLFVRASIPLPQEAGEHLLVPASAVQPLADDDVVFVERSEGVFEVRRVEVARRTPQVVTLRAGVSKGERIVVAGGFVLRGEVTKQ